The proteins below are encoded in one region of Brevundimonas fontaquae:
- a CDS encoding NADPH:quinone oxidoreductase family protein encodes MRAVLSKTPGGPETLVVEDVLDPTPKTGEVIIEVKAVGINYPDTLIIEDKYQFRPERPFSPGAEVAGVVEAVGEGVKGVRKGDRVIAVPGWGGLVERLAVRAETVIPIPDAMSFEEAAALIMTYGTSYYALKDRAQLKAGETLLVLGAAGGVGAAAVELGKAMGAKVVAAASTNDKVEFALELGADNGLIYPSGPMDKAAQKELSGEFKLATGRDGADVVYDAVGGDYADPALRAMDWNGRYLVVGFPAGIPSLPLNLTLLKSVSVIGVFWGAAVMRDPKAHAANMAELMQMYADGKIRPRVSKTFPLEKAGEAIKALGDRQALGKIVVTVES; translated from the coding sequence ATGCGCGCTGTTCTGTCCAAGACGCCTGGTGGCCCCGAAACCCTGGTCGTGGAGGATGTGCTCGACCCGACGCCCAAGACGGGCGAGGTAATCATCGAGGTCAAGGCGGTGGGGATCAACTATCCCGACACCCTGATCATCGAGGACAAATACCAGTTCCGGCCCGAGCGGCCCTTCTCGCCGGGCGCCGAAGTCGCCGGCGTGGTCGAGGCGGTGGGCGAGGGCGTCAAGGGCGTGCGCAAGGGCGACCGGGTCATCGCCGTGCCGGGCTGGGGCGGGCTGGTCGAGCGGCTGGCGGTGCGGGCCGAGACGGTCATCCCCATCCCCGACGCCATGAGCTTCGAAGAGGCGGCGGCCCTGATCATGACCTATGGCACCAGCTACTATGCGCTGAAGGACCGGGCGCAGCTGAAGGCGGGCGAAACCCTCTTGGTGCTGGGCGCGGCCGGGGGCGTCGGCGCCGCCGCCGTCGAACTGGGCAAGGCTATGGGGGCCAAGGTGGTCGCCGCTGCCTCGACCAACGACAAGGTCGAGTTCGCGCTTGAACTGGGCGCCGACAATGGCCTGATCTATCCGTCGGGACCGATGGACAAGGCGGCGCAGAAAGAGCTGTCCGGCGAGTTCAAGCTGGCGACCGGCCGCGACGGGGCGGACGTCGTTTATGACGCGGTCGGCGGCGACTACGCCGATCCGGCGTTGCGGGCCATGGACTGGAACGGGCGCTATCTGGTGGTCGGCTTCCCGGCGGGCATTCCGTCCCTGCCGCTGAACCTGACGCTACTGAAGTCGGTGTCGGTGATCGGCGTCTTCTGGGGCGCGGCGGTGATGCGCGATCCCAAGGCCCACGCCGCCAACATGGCCGAACTGATGCAGATGTACGCCGACGGCAAGATCAGGCCGCGGGTCTCAAAGACCTTCCCGCTGGAAAAGGCCGGAGAGGCGATCAAGGCCCTGGGCGACCGTCAGGCCCTGGGCAAGATCGTGGTGACGGTCGAGAGCTGA
- a CDS encoding isoaspartyl peptidase/L-asparaginase family protein, which yields MTALILHGGAGARRERNYDAEVVHMREVVEAMKVRLHAGDSALDVATAAVVMLEDSGLYVAGKGASPNLAGAYELDASIMDGSTKRAGAVAALQGFRNPVVAARAVMEKTPHIMLAGEGAGLFAHDQGLEPIADEAAWFTGAGKGEDNHPPGTLSHGTVGACVLDSQGRLAAATSTAGVFGKMPGRVGDTPIPAAGTWADANAATSCTGQGEYFIRVAASAQVAWRVAAGQSLAEATQAVIDEIGQMGGDGGVIALDAAGNIAAPFNSQGMKHAWLTPAGEIGVQVFRD from the coding sequence ATGACCGCCCTCATCCTCCACGGCGGCGCCGGCGCCCGGCGCGAACGCAACTACGACGCCGAGGTCGTGCATATGCGCGAGGTGGTCGAGGCCATGAAGGTTCGTCTGCACGCGGGAGACAGCGCCCTTGATGTCGCCACGGCCGCCGTCGTCATGCTGGAGGATTCGGGCCTCTACGTCGCCGGCAAGGGCGCGTCCCCCAATCTCGCCGGCGCCTATGAGCTGGACGCCAGCATCATGGACGGATCGACCAAACGCGCTGGCGCCGTCGCCGCACTCCAAGGCTTCCGCAATCCCGTCGTCGCCGCGCGCGCGGTGATGGAGAAGACGCCGCATATCATGCTGGCGGGCGAAGGCGCTGGCCTGTTCGCCCACGACCAGGGGCTGGAGCCCATCGCTGACGAGGCCGCCTGGTTCACCGGCGCGGGCAAGGGTGAGGACAATCATCCGCCCGGCACGCTCAGCCACGGCACCGTCGGCGCCTGCGTGCTGGACAGCCAGGGCCGTCTCGCCGCCGCCACCTCGACCGCAGGCGTCTTCGGCAAGATGCCGGGCCGCGTGGGCGATACTCCGATCCCCGCCGCCGGAACCTGGGCCGACGCCAACGCCGCCACCTCCTGCACCGGCCAGGGCGAATATTTCATCCGCGTCGCCGCCTCCGCCCAGGTCGCCTGGCGTGTCGCCGCCGGTCAGTCGCTGGCCGAGGCGACCCAGGCCGTCATCGATGAGATCGGTCAGATGGGCGGCGACGGCGGCGTGATCGCCCTGGACGCCGCCGGAAACATCGCCGCCCCTTTCAACAGTCAGGGCATGAAGCACGCCTGGCTGACGCCTGCCGGCGAGATCGGCGTCCAGGTCTTCCGCGACTAG
- a CDS encoding TetR/AcrR family transcriptional regulator, whose translation MTLARVAERAGVTKPVAYDHFGSTDGLLVALYKAIDQDQSRALFDAMAAEPHDLASAARRISDAYMHCYADTSGEWQAVAGALRGNPEIDSTHRELLSGYVDRFGTALGRYSELPAPVVRVRCVGLVGAAEALSSDMVRGGLLEAEASAALADLIVAAFRQR comes from the coding sequence TTGACACTGGCGCGCGTGGCGGAGCGAGCGGGCGTGACCAAGCCGGTCGCCTACGACCATTTCGGATCGACGGACGGACTTCTTGTCGCGCTATACAAGGCGATCGACCAGGATCAGTCCCGGGCTCTGTTCGACGCCATGGCGGCGGAGCCGCACGATCTCGCCAGCGCCGCCCGTCGGATCTCGGACGCCTATATGCATTGCTACGCCGATACCTCGGGCGAATGGCAGGCCGTGGCCGGAGCGCTTCGCGGCAATCCCGAAATAGATTCGACGCACAGAGAGCTTCTCAGCGGATATGTCGACCGGTTCGGAACCGCGCTTGGACGCTACTCCGAGCTTCCCGCGCCAGTGGTTCGTGTGCGTTGCGTGGGATTGGTCGGTGCGGCCGAGGCTCTGTCCTCAGACATGGTGCGGGGCGGACTGTTGGAAGCAGAGGCTTCCGCTGCGTTGGCAGACCTGATCGTGGCCGCCTTTCGGCAGAGGTGA
- a CDS encoding Fic family protein, with product MITDVARRHELAVQAMAAVDVYARTLSDPFVVSRILTRQEAVSSSAIEGTQSTLDELLTEEETHDEDGRAQVRQVKAYAAALEAHVRRARRLGPEVFTQDLVGQLHRKIMRDDPDYPDRPGRIRDVTVWIGTGGIAYSTFNPPPAANVAACLADNVSYMQAQGVHAQQQSLLTRMAIAHSHFEAVHPFRDGNGRVGRLLLPMMMAAEGRTPLYLAPYIEANKPAYYTALKASQQKLDWPAMVGFLSDAVVGSTNELMKTREALLRLEAKWEARRVYRGGSSSLRALKLLPQYPVVTIARLAELLKVSVTSAATAVDQLQSARILKERTGYARNRVFFASEALSILNRPFGADPILPRR from the coding sequence GTGATCACCGACGTGGCTCGACGGCACGAACTGGCGGTTCAAGCCATGGCCGCGGTCGACGTCTATGCACGAACCCTAAGCGATCCTTTCGTCGTCAGCCGCATCCTGACGCGCCAGGAAGCGGTGAGCAGCTCGGCAATCGAGGGAACTCAAAGCACCCTGGATGAACTCCTCACCGAGGAGGAGACCCATGATGAAGACGGGCGGGCACAGGTCCGACAGGTCAAGGCCTATGCCGCTGCACTGGAAGCCCACGTCCGGCGTGCGCGCCGTCTGGGCCCCGAGGTCTTTACCCAGGACCTTGTCGGACAGCTTCATCGCAAGATCATGAGGGATGATCCGGACTATCCGGATCGGCCAGGGCGGATCCGGGATGTCACCGTCTGGATCGGCACCGGAGGGATCGCCTATTCTACCTTCAATCCTCCGCCCGCCGCGAATGTCGCCGCCTGCCTGGCGGACAACGTCAGTTACATGCAGGCTCAGGGTGTGCACGCCCAGCAGCAGAGTTTGCTGACCCGGATGGCCATCGCCCATTCGCATTTCGAGGCGGTGCATCCTTTCAGGGATGGAAACGGTCGGGTCGGGCGCCTCCTGCTGCCCATGATGATGGCGGCGGAGGGACGCACACCCCTCTATCTGGCGCCCTATATCGAGGCCAACAAGCCCGCCTATTATACGGCGCTCAAGGCATCCCAGCAGAAACTCGATTGGCCGGCCATGGTGGGCTTCTTGTCTGATGCGGTGGTCGGCTCGACAAACGAGTTGATGAAGACTCGCGAGGCCCTTCTGAGGTTGGAGGCCAAATGGGAGGCTCGCCGTGTCTATCGCGGCGGATCCTCCTCTCTAAGAGCGCTCAAGCTGCTGCCCCAGTATCCGGTCGTAACCATCGCCAGACTGGCTGAACTGCTCAAGGTCTCGGTCACCTCGGCGGCCACTGCAGTCGATCAACTGCAGTCGGCCAGGATTCTAAAAGAGCGGACAGGTTACGCCC
- a CDS encoding YkvA family protein: MTAKAKPANPSDVLDPKKALVPSVVKINEARVTKGFWPKIQRTAARIPFADQALAAWYAARDPQTPMAAKGMIFAGLAYFVMPVDAIPDIFAGIGYTDDAAVITALLALVGANIKRRHRDQAEDAVQRLKAK, translated from the coding sequence ATGACCGCCAAAGCCAAACCTGCCAATCCATCGGATGTCCTGGACCCGAAAAAGGCGCTCGTGCCGTCGGTGGTAAAGATCAACGAGGCGCGCGTGACCAAGGGCTTCTGGCCCAAGATTCAGCGCACGGCCGCCCGCATCCCCTTTGCGGACCAGGCCCTGGCCGCCTGGTACGCCGCGCGCGATCCGCAGACGCCGATGGCGGCCAAGGGCATGATCTTCGCGGGCCTGGCCTATTTCGTCATGCCGGTGGACGCCATTCCCGATATCTTCGCGGGCATCGGCTATACCGATGACGCGGCCGTCATCACCGCCCTGCTGGCCCTGGTCGGCGCCAACATCAAACGCCGCCACCGCGACCAGGCCGAGGACGCGGTGCAGCGGCTGAAGGCGAAATAA
- a CDS encoding SDR family NAD(P)-dependent oxidoreductase: MKLDNTIAAVVTGGASGLGEGTARAIAATGAKVALFDLNAEKGEAVAAEIGGVFCQVDVTDDASVAAAFEKARAAHGQERLTVNCAGIATGQKTVSRKKDTGEIKAHDMAQFERTVRVNLFGTFRVLSQSAAGMVTLEPMADGERGLIVNTASVAAQDGQIGQAAYSASKGGVYAMTLPIARDLAQEGVRCNTILPGIMWTPMMAGMDQKIQDALAAAIPFPSRLGTPADYASLVLELARNVYINGECIRLDGAIRLAPR; the protein is encoded by the coding sequence ATGAAACTCGACAACACCATCGCCGCAGTGGTCACCGGCGGCGCCTCGGGCCTGGGCGAAGGCACCGCGCGCGCCATCGCGGCGACGGGGGCCAAGGTCGCCCTGTTCGATCTAAACGCCGAAAAGGGCGAGGCCGTCGCGGCCGAGATCGGCGGCGTCTTCTGCCAGGTGGACGTGACCGACGACGCCTCGGTCGCCGCCGCCTTCGAAAAGGCCCGCGCCGCCCATGGCCAGGAACGTCTGACCGTCAACTGCGCCGGCATCGCCACGGGCCAGAAGACCGTCTCGCGCAAGAAGGACACCGGCGAGATCAAGGCCCACGACATGGCTCAGTTCGAGCGCACCGTGCGGGTCAATCTGTTCGGCACCTTCCGCGTTTTGTCGCAGTCGGCGGCGGGCATGGTGACGCTGGAGCCGATGGCGGACGGCGAGCGCGGCCTGATCGTCAACACCGCTTCCGTCGCGGCGCAGGACGGGCAGATCGGCCAGGCGGCCTATTCGGCGTCCAAGGGCGGCGTCTATGCGATGACCCTGCCGATCGCGCGCGATCTGGCTCAGGAAGGGGTGCGCTGCAACACCATCCTGCCTGGCATCATGTGGACGCCGATGATGGCTGGGATGGATCAGAAGATTCAGGACGCCCTGGCCGCCGCCATCCCGTTCCCCAGCCGTCTGGGCACGCCGGCCGACTATGCGTCGCTGGTGCTGGAACTGGCTAGAAACGTCTACATCAACGGCGAATGCATCCGTCTGGACGGCGCCATTCGTTTGGCGCCGCGCTGA